In Edaphobacter aggregans, the sequence CCCTTGTTGGCCCATTCGAGCACAACGTACTTGCCGCGATACTGGGAGAGTGTGTGGGTGACGCCGTTGGAGTCGGTGCCCTTGAAGTCGGGGGCCTGAGTTCCGGGCGTCAGGGAGAGTGCGGGAAGGACACACAGTGTCAGGACGAGGGAGAGAAGATTGCGGCAGGCCATGCAGTCACCTCCACATCTGCTGCTTCGATATTTTGCGACTGGAACAGGACGGTGTGCAATAGCCGCCCGGCAATGCTAGGCGGGAGCGAGCATGTTGGCGTCGCGCCAGATGCGCCACCGGCCATCGTCACCGCGGCGAAGAACGGTGAGCGTGTTCCCGGCGCGCTTGACGGTAGCGCCTCCAGCAAGTGGCGTAATTTTGACTTCAAGCAGGTTCCAGCAGACGGCAACATCGCCGTTAATGCTGATCTCCTGTATGTTAGAGCGCGCTTCGATGTTGACAGCCTCGATCATGGATTTGAAGCCAGTGGCGAAATCCTGGCGGCGCATCGGTATATTGCCGGCCGTCAGAAAGACGACGTCTTCGGTCACTAAATGAAGGAGGGCCGTGAGATCGCCGTCACGGGTAGCCTCGGCCCAGGTGTCGATGAGGGCGCGAATCTGCTGCTCGTCTGTCTTGGTGCTCATTGTTTCGTAACCCGTTGAAGAGCGGTGAGAACGATGTCCTTGGTGAGGAGTTCAGGGAGGACGTCGGCGTTGCCGGTGGCGCTGGCCGGATAGATCACGTAGGTGGGGACTCCACTGCGGCCTACCGAGGCGAGTCGCTTGGTGATCTCGGGATCGTACTGGGTCCAGTCGGCCTTGAGCAGGGTGATGTTGTGCTCGGCGAATTGGCGCTGCACTTCGGCGGACCGGAGAACGAGGCGCTCGTTGACCTGACAGCTGAGGCACCAGGCGGCGGTGAAGTCGATGAAGACGGGATGACCTGCGGCGCGTGCCTGATCGAGTGCCTGCTGCGAGTACGGCTGCCAGGCGAGGGTGGTGTCCTTGGGCTGGTAGAGCGGAATGGCCAGCGCAATGGTGGCGATAAGGACAGCAGCGATTGCGCTGGACCAGCGCGCAGGCCATCTGCCCAAAGCCCATCCGGCGATTGCGATCATCAGAAAGCAAAGCAGCAGTTTGGCGAGGTGGTCGATGCCCTGACCGGTCGCGGAGAACAGGTGTCCGTAGACCCAGGCTAACCAGATGACGGTAGCGAAGAAGATAACGGCGGTGATCTGCTTGAAGATCTCCATCCATGCGCCGGGACGTGGGAGAAGCTTCGTCCATGCGGGCTGGAAACTCAATAGTAGATAAGGTGTGGCGAGTCCAAGAGCGAGTGCAGTGAAGACCGCAACAGTGATCCACGCGGGCTCGGCAAGGGCAAAGCCAATGGCCGCGCCCATCAGCGGTGCAGTGCAGGGAGTGGCCACGATGGTGGCGAGAACTCCGGTGAAGAAGCTGCCGGTGTAGCCCTGCTTTTGAGCAAGTTCGCCGCCGACGCTGGTGAGCGAGAGGCCGATATCAAACTGTCCTGCAAGCGAAAGAGCGAAGAAGAAGAGGCCCGAGGCCAGAATAACGAGAAAGACTGGCGATTGGAGTTGGAAGCCCCATCCAGCCTGACTTCCCCCGGCGCGCAGAGCCAGCAGGACGGCAACAATGATCCAGAACGAGACGAGGATGCCGAGGGTGTAGACGAGGCCGTGGCTGCGGAGACGGCTGCGTTCCTCGTTCGAAGACTGCACGAGCGCAAGGCCCTTGAGGAAGAGCACAGGGAAGACGCAGGGCATCAGGTTGAGAATGATGCCGCCCAGGAACGCGAGACCGATGGCAGTCAGTGTAGTGATCCCACTCTCGGCGCCTGCAGGAGTCTTACTGCGTGAGGCAGCGGGGATCTCGCCGGGAGTGACGGGCGCGGTAATCTCGTAGGCCACCTTATC encodes:
- a CDS encoding YybH family protein, giving the protein MSTKTDEQQIRALIDTWAEATRDGDLTALLHLVTEDVVFLTAGNIPMRRQDFATGFKSMIEAVNIEARSNIQEISINGDVAVCWNLLEVKITPLAGGATVKRAGNTLTVLRRGDDGRWRIWRDANMLAPA
- a CDS encoding protein-disulfide reductase DsbD family protein; this translates as MNIRHRLAIFVLLFCALFAVGTAANAQIQVVGDGGPGPVKAQHLTAELVSLAPSIAPGGTLQVGLVLTLEEHWHVYWVNAGDSGDPPKITWTLPPGITAGPMQFPIPSRLPLGPLMDFGYEDSVAFPVLLTAAKDIKPGPIHLDAKVNWLVCREVCIPGKAHLGLSLTVDPAATTPTQPVGALGEALTLLPQPLPSDAKLTITGGKSEFVLDLITGERVTDAEFYPFDQEQIANAADQTIEPLPNGVRLRVPRSPELTKLPAQLHGLIKLSDKVAYEITAPVTPGEIPAASRSKTPAGAESGITTLTAIGLAFLGGIILNLMPCVFPVLFLKGLALVQSSNEERSRLRSHGLVYTLGILVSFWIIVAVLLALRAGGSQAGWGFQLQSPVFLVILASGLFFFALSLAGQFDIGLSLTSVGGELAQKQGYTGSFFTGVLATIVATPCTAPLMGAAIGFALAEPAWITVAVFTALALGLATPYLLLSFQPAWTKLLPRPGAWMEIFKQITAVIFFATVIWLAWVYGHLFSATGQGIDHLAKLLLCFLMIAIAGWALGRWPARWSSAIAAVLIATIALAIPLYQPKDTTLAWQPYSQQALDQARAAGHPVFIDFTAAWCLSCQVNERLVLRSAEVQRQFAEHNITLLKADWTQYDPEITKRLASVGRSGVPTYVIYPASATGNADVLPELLTKDIVLTALQRVTKQ